One genomic window of Pocillopora verrucosa isolate sample1 chromosome 8, ASM3666991v2, whole genome shotgun sequence includes the following:
- the LOC131769113 gene encoding putative glutathione-specific gamma-glutamylcyclotransferase 2, producing MSDKQNLWIFGYGSLIWKVNFPFLRKLPGFIEGYERRFYQGSSDHRGVPEKPGRVVTLLENAEERVWGIAYEIAAKDIPSVIDYLDYREKNGYKATWVTFHPQDTCHHPFETKLYIATPQNEFYLGPAPLSEIANQILHSKGPSGTNSDYLLNLAQGLRDICSDIKDDHLFQLEILVRKGLSNAASNCPLS from the exons ATGTCAGACAAGCAAAATTTGTGGATATTTGGCTATGGTTCTCTGATATGGAAGGTAAACTTTCCATTTTTGAGGAAACTTCCTGGTTTCATCGAAGGATACGAGCGAAGATTCTACCAGGGAAGCAGTGATCACAGAGGTGTTCCAGAGAAG CCTGGAAGAGTGGTTACACTCCTGGAAAATGCCGAG GAAAGAGTTTGGGGGATTGCCTATGAAATTGCAGCAAAGGATATACCCAGTGTGATTGACTACCTTGACTACAGAGAGAAGAATGGCTACAAGGCAACATGGGTAACATTTCATCCTCAAGATACTTGCCATCATCCTTTTGAAACAAAGCTTTACATTGCAACACCTCAGAATGAATTTTATCTTGGACCTGCACCGTTATCAGAGATTGCAAACCAAATTCTACACTCTAAGGGTCCTAGTGGGACAAACTCTGACTATCTTCTAAACTTAGCTCAAGGCCTTCGGGACATTTGTTCAGACATAAAGGATGATCATTTATTTCAGCTGGAAATCCTAGTGAGGAAGGGTTTATCCAATGCGGCTTCTAATTGCCCTTTATCTTAA